In the genome of Brachionichthys hirsutus isolate HB-005 chromosome 23, CSIRO-AGI_Bhir_v1, whole genome shotgun sequence, one region contains:
- the LOC137911720 gene encoding galactose-3-O-sulfotransferase 3-like has translation MNALPAIANKQVTAEQDVEAEDRETGLAASGLRRSQMKHNKMIKKLFLLLTTIVTVSFVVFQRSLLSRTVYSFDFSCPSICFHTIFDRKPKHTNVVFLKTHKTASSTMQNIMFRFAERHNLTVALPVESCGHRFCYPNSFNPDFVHPHTKPPNIVASHMRFNKKELQRLMPNDTIYITIMREPSSMFESSFSYNLNGCATFKRVPNHSLEAFLADPRRYYRPDEKDSMFARNFLVFDLGRDNDHPATDAGFIQDLLAEVEQTFSLVMIADYFDESLVVLRHLLSWDLDDILYFKLNMRKEDSKQTLTPVLASKIRAWNSLDTYLYDYFNASLWRQILALGPGCVAKEVRELRQAQESLMRSCFNGQVQLRSSTQIKNKSLRLLQLRRTAGIMGYDLPLNISHGLSSHAQELCLKLVISEVCYTGWLLHSQSRHYLQRHQLRGTQQSPTVKKVVSLHPEAKHTQRSPDTPGHMSQTGFTSKKKGHDVEMQNQQLKPKLRPRSLKYNADQIKKHCISLF, from the exons ATGAATGCGCTGCCAGCTATTGCTAATAAGCAAGTCACTGCCGAGCAGGACGTTGAAGCAGAGGACAGGGAGACTGGACTTGCTGCATCTGGG CTCCGACGTTCCCAAATGAAGCACAACAAAATGATTAAGAAGCTTTTCCTGCTTCTTACTACCATCGTTACAGTCAGTTTCGTGGTTTTCCAAAGGAGTCTTTTAAGTCG cacTGTTTATTCCTTCGACTTTAGCTGTCCCTCCATCTGTTTCCACACTATTTTTGACAGGAAGCCCAAGCACACCAATGTCGTCTTCCTCAAGACCCACAAAACGGCCAGCAGCACCATGCAGAACATAATGTTCCGCTTTGCAGAACGCCACAACCTGACAGTGGCGTTGCCGGTAGAGTCCTGCGGTCACAGGTTCTGCTACCCTAACTCTTTCAATCCTGACTTTGTCCATCCACACACAAAGCCGCCGAATATCGTAGCCAGTCATATGCGTTTTAACAAAAAGGAGCTTCAGCGTCTGATGCCCAACGACACCATCTATATCACGATCATGAGAGAACCCAGCTCCATGTTTGAGTCATCATTCAGTTATAACCTAAATGGATGTGCTACCTTCAAGAGGGTCCCCAATCATTCTCTGGAGGCTTTCTTGGCAGACCCCAGGCGCTACTACCGACCAGATGAGAAGGACTCCATGTTTGCACGCAACTTCCTGGTGTTCGACTTGGGCAGAGACAATGATCACCCGGCAACAGATGCAGGGTTCATTCAGGACCTTCTTGCAGAGGTGGAGCAGACGTTCTCCCTGGTGATGATTGCTGACTACTTTGACGAGTCGTTGGTTGTCCTTCGCCATCTCCTCTCCtgggatcttgatgacattctTTATTTTAAGCTCAACATGCGGAAGGAAGACTCAAAACAGACACTGACTCCAGTCCTTGCTTCAAAGATCCGTGCCTGGAATTCTTTAGACACATATCTTTATGACTACTTCAATGCCTCCTTGTGGCGCCAGATTTTAGCTCTGGGTCCAGGTTGCGTAGCAAAGGAGGTACGAGAACTTCGGCAGGCCCAGGAGAGTCTCATGAGAAGCTGCTTCAATGGGCAAGTGCAGCTTCGCTCATCCAcccaaattaaaaacaagagtCTCCGCCTCTTGCAGCTAAGAAGAACCGCCGGCATTATGGGGTATGACCTTCCATTAAATATTAGCCATGGGTTGTCAAGCCACGCCCAAGAACTGTGCCTGAAGCTTGTTATTTCCGAGGTCTGTTATACAGGGTGGCTCCTACATTCCCAATCAAGGCACTACCTTCAAAGACATCAACTCCGGGGGACCCAGCAATCACCAACCGTGAAAAAGGTTGTGTCTTTGCATCCTGAAGCGAAACACACTCAACGGTCCCCTGATACCCCTGGTCATATGTCACAAACAGGGttcacctccaaaaaaaaagggcatgATGTAGAAATGCAAAATCAGCAACTAAAACCCAAACTCAGGCCTCGCTCACTGAAATATAACGCTGATCAAATCAAGAAACACTGCATCTCTCTATTTTGA